TCTCAATTCTGAAGTCGGTTATTTCCTGGCGTTGCTTCTTGAGGATCATTACCACATCGATGGCCGAGCAACCGCCCAGCCCCATGATCAACATCTGCATGGGACGAACGCCATTGTTCTTCCCGCCGTTTTCCACAGAAGAATCCATTAATACTTTGTGTCCGTTCTCGTCCACAGCTTCCATATTAAATCCGTCGTCAATTCTTTGTAAGGCGATCTTCATAAACTGATAAGGTGTCTTGATTATACTTCAAAGATAACGAAGATTGCACAAAAGCGGAAACGCTGCTTGTCATAGTCATTATTCTTACTTAGGTTTGCGCAAAAAACAAGCCCTTGGCGCTTCAGACTTACCACCATACACAACCCTTTGAACTGGAATCAGGCTGCATACTGCCCGAACTGGATATTGCGTATCATACCTACGGCACGTTGAATGACGCTGGCGATAACGTAGTATGGGTGTGTCATGCGCTCACGGCCAATTCCGACGTGGCCGACTGGTGGTCGGGACTGATAGGCCAGCACCGGGTGATCGATTCGTCGAAGTACTTTATCGTTTGCGCCAACATCCTGGGTTCCTGCTATGGCAGCTCCGGCCCGTTGTCGGTGAACCCGGAAACAGGTACTCCCTATTTCTTCGACTTCCCGCAGATCACTATCCGCGATATGGTAAAGGCGCATCAGCTGCTGCGGACGCATCTTGGCATTACTGAAATTCACCTGCTGGTAGGAGGTTCCATGGGTGGATACCAGGCCCTGGAATGGACGCTTGCCGAACCGGACGTGATCGGCCGCCTGTTCCTGCTCGCTACCGGCTCCGCCGAAAGTGCCTGGGGCATTGCGGTGCACACGGCGCAAAGGCTTTCGATAGAAGCCGATCCTACCTGGAAAGATGCCAGTTCTTCTGCTGGTGCAGCCGGACTAAAGGCCGCCCGCGCGATCGGCATGCTCACGTACCGCAACTACCAGACTTTCGTGCGCACACAAACAGAACCAGATAAGAATAAGACCGACAACTTCCGCGCGGCGTCGTATATCGACTACCAGGGCGACAAACTGGTGAAAAGATTCAATGCGCAAACGTATTGGCTGCTCACCAAAGCGATGGACAGCCATAATATTGCCCGCGGTCGCGAAACGGACGGCGAAGCTACCCTCGCGCTCATTACCCAACCCACCTTAGTGATCGGCATTGCCAGCGATATTTTATGTCCGCCGGAAGAGCAAAGATTCATGGGGCAACACATACCTAATGCAGCCTATCATGAAATCGATTCCCCTTATGGTCACGATGGGTTTTTGATCGAATTTGAAAAGATCGGCGCGATCCTGCAGCGTTGGTTAGCGAAGTAAATATATTCGTTCGCGTTACCGGAAAAATCACCCGAAAATAGCCCCCTCTCTTTCTTGGTAGAATGAGTTTTTTTGTTATATTTAGTAAAGACTTTTTTCCACGTATAGCAACCGAAAACCAAAACCTCCGTTTATGAAGAACTACCTGCTTCTGTACCCCTGTATGTTATTCCTGTTGATTTTTTCTGCCGCAACCGTGGTTGCACAGAGCCAGACCATCAAAGGTGTGGTAACCGATAAAACGACCGGCCAGCCGATGCCCGGCGTAACCGTGTCTGTTAAAGGCGCGGCTACCGGTGCGGTGACGGGTACAACCGGCGCCTTCCAGATTACAACAAGTCGCAGTTTTCCCCTGACGTTAGTGTTCAGCTCCGTGGGTTACAAAACGGAAGAACTGGCCGTGAACAGCGCGGCCGACATTAATTTCTCACTTACTTCCACCGAAATTTTAGGGCAGGAAGTGGTGGTATCTGCCAGCCGTGTTTCGCAGAACATTTTAGAATCGCCGGTGTCCATCGAACGCTTAAGCACAAAGGCTATCCGGGAAAGTCCGTCCATGAGCTTTTACGACGGGTTAACGAAGATCAAAGGGGTGGAATCGAGTCAGCAGAGTTTTACCTTCAACTCCCTTACTACACGTGGTTTTAACTCGAATGGCAATACCCGTTTCAACCAGTTTATCGATGGTATGGACAACCAGGCACCGGGTCTCAACTTCGCGGTGGGTAACGTGGTTGGTATCAACGAGCTGGATGTGGAAAGTGTGGAGCTGCTGCCTGGCGCCTCGTCTGCCCTGTATGGTGCAGGCGGTACGAATGGTACTTTGCTGATGAACAGTAAAAGTCCGTTCGATTACCAGGGACTGAGCCTGCAACTGAAAGGCGGTATTAATCACGTAAACGATAAACAGGCGCCGGTTGGTTTTATCCCGGACCTGTCAGCCCGTTACGCCAAGGCCTTTGGCAAGTTCGCGTTCAAAGTGAATGTTTCTTATCTGCAGGCCGATGACTGGCGCGCTTCGGACTCCAGCAATATAGACCGCCTGAACCTCGTAGGTAAACCGGGCACCTCTCATGCGGCTGATCCTAACTACGATGGTATTAATAGTTATGGAGATGAAATCAATGCCAATATGCGCAGTGTAGCGCAGAACGTGCTGGGGCAGGCAACGGCGCAGTATGTGGCCAACTACCAGGCACAAACCGGGATGCAGCCTACACAGGCGCAGATCAATACCTTCCTGGCGACCAATCAAACTACACAACCTTTTTATGCCGGCACACAGGCGGGCCTTATTCCTAACCAGACCGTATCCCGCACCGGCTACCGCGAAAGCGACGTGGTGGATTACAGCGTGAAAAGCCTTCGCGTGAACGCCGCCGCACATTATCGCTTTACACCCGACCTGGAGCTGATTTTACAAGGTAACTGGGGTAAAGGTACCAGTGTATACACCGGCTCCGATCGTTACTCGCTGCGCAACTTTACATTAGGTCAATATAAAGCAGAACTGCGCGGCAAAAACTTCTTTGTAAGAGGTTACACCACGCAGGAGAACTCGGGCGATGCCTACAACGCTACCGCCTTGGCCACGTTCCTGAATGAAAGCTGGAAGCCCAGCACCACCTGGTTCCCGCAGTATGTAGGCAACTTCGTAGGGGCACGCAGCCAGGGGCTCACAGAAGAGCAGGCGCATGCTTTTGCCCGTAACGCTGCCAATACCGGCCGCTTTGCACCTGGTTCGGATGCGTTCAATCGCGCTAAAGATTCACTCACCAAAAGATACATCGGTTTCGGTGCCGATCGTGGCGGCGCGAAGTTTAACGACCAGACGAACCTCTGGCACTACGAAGGCATGTACAACTTCTCCGAGCTGGTAAAGGTGTTTGACTTACAGGTGGGTGCCAACTTCCGTAAATATGCGCTGTCCTCCGACGGTACTATCTTTGACGATAAGGACCGCGACATCGACATCAACGAATACGGTGGATTTATACAAGTTGGTAAAAAACTCGCGAAAGACCGCATCAAACTAACGGGCTCCGTTCGTTATGATAAGAACGAAAACTTCGAAGGCCGCTTTACGCCACGCATTTCGGGCGTATTCACCGTGGCCCCGGAAAACAATATCCGCCTCTCCTTCCAGACTGGTTTCCGCAACCCGACTACGCAAAACCAGTACATCGACCTGCTGGTACGCGCCAATACTTACCTGATCGGCGGTTTACCGGAGCTGCTCACTAAATACGATCTCTATAACAATAAGGGGTATACGCAAAACAGTGTAAGGAAGTTTGGACAGACCGGCAATCCGGCCGACCTGCAGCAGTACACCTTCGGCGAGTTTAAACCCGAAAGTGTAAAGGCTTACGAGATTGGTTACAGGGGCCTTATCAACAAGAAACTGCTGATCGACGCTTACTACTATTATAACTCATACGAAAACTTTGTATCCACCCTGGTATTACTGCAAACGCCCGATGGTACACCGGCGGGATTGGCCACCGGTAACTATAAAGCCATATCTACCGTAGTAAACAATCCCGGAGAAGTAACGACCCAGGGCGCTGCATTGGGACTGGATTATGTAGAGAAAACCTGGACATTCAGCACCAATGCATCGTACAACACTATCTCTAAAGAACCGGAAGGTTTGTACAGCGATTTTAATACGCCTAAATGGCGGTTTAACGTGGGCGTGGCGAACAGTAACGTGTACAAGAATATCGGCTTCAACGTGAACTATCGCTGGCAGGATGCCTACTACTGGACGTCTACCTTCGCATATGGCCCGGTGCCAGCGTTTGGTACCATCGATGCGCAGATTAACTATAAGATACCGCAAGCCAAGGCGATCATTAAAATCGGTGCTTCCAACCTGCTGAACCACTACTACATTACCTCGTTCGGTAACCCGTCAATCGGTGGTGTATACTACGCCTCCATTACCTTTGACGGACTGTTCCGCTAACTTTCGAATTGCCATAATTGTCGACGGCCCCCGGATTACCCGGGAGCCGTCTCTTTTTGTTGTAACCTTCAAAATCACTTTTGAAGTGTCTTACACGTTAAATCGGAAGTGCATCACATCACCGTCGCTAACGATATATTCTTTACCCTCAATTCTCAGGCGGCCGTTATCGCGCGCGCTGGCTTCGGAGCCATATTTTACATAGTCATCATAAGCGATTACTTCCGCTTTGATAAACCCTTTCTCGAAATCGGTGTGGATCACGCTGGCCGCCTGTGGCGCTTTCCAGCCGCGGTGGATAGTCCAGGCGCGAACTTCCTGTACGCCGGCAGTGAAGTAAGTGATCAGCTGCAGCAGGTTGTAAGCCGAGTGGATCAGGCGGTTCAGGCCTGGTTCTTCCAGTTTGTATTCGGACAGGAACAGCGCTTTGTCGTCGGCATCTTCCATTTCGGAAATCTGCGCTTCGATGGTGTTGTTCATCACGATCACCTGTGCATTTTCTGCCTTAACAGAAGCGGCTAAAGCTTCAGAGTACTTGTTGCCGGTAAGCATAGAAGCTTCGTCAACGTTTGCCACGTACAATACTGGCTTTTCAGTCAGCAGGAACAGGTCAGCGATTGCTACACGTTCTTCTTTACTGAGGCCCAGTTCGCGGATATTTTTACCTTTTTCGAGATGTTCTTTACAAGCTTTCAGTACTTCATACTCTGCTTTAGCTTTGGGATCGCCGCCGGTTTTAGCCATCTTCTCGGTACGCGCGATTTTCTTTTCCACGCTTTCGAGATCTTTCAGCTGCAGTTCCGTATCGATGATTTCTTTATCGCCAACAGGGTTGATCGCACCTTCTTCACGCAGGATGTTTTCATCTTCGAAGCAGCGGATCACATGTACGATCGCATCTACTTCGCGGATGTTCGCGAGAAACTTGTTACCCAGGCCTTCACCTTTACTGGCGCCTTTTACAAGACCGGCGATGTCTACAAATTCGATGGTAGTAGGCACAACGCGTTCAGGCTTTACCAGCTCTTCCAGTTTTTTAAGACGGGGATCCGGAACGTCTACCAGGCCAACATTGGGCTCGATAGTACAGAAACGGTAATTGCTTGCCTGTGCTTTTGCACTATTACTCACTGCATTGAACAAAGTTGATTTGCCCACATTCGGTAAACCAACTATACCTGCTTGTAACGCCATTTTTTTCGAAAATTTGCGCAAAGATAGGATATACAATTGAGTAATGGTTGTTAAAATTGTTTATTTTGAGCGCTGGTAGGCAAATAACTTACCATTTCGTAATTATTAGCATATGGTATTGAACTATGTATGGATCGCGTTTTTTGTTATAGCGTTCGTGGTGGCTTGCATCAAAGTAATCGTGCTGGGCGACGTCGGCCTCTTCAGTCAGGTTACTTCCGGGATGTTCGACAGTGCTAAGACCAGCGTGGAGATCGCCATCGGATTGATCGGGATGATGACGATGTGGCTCGGCATTATGCGTGTGGGTGAAAAGGCCGGAATGATCGAGCGTTTTGCCCGTGCGGTAAGTCCATTCTTCTCGATCCTGTTTCCAGGCATTCCCAAAAAAGATCCGGCGATGGGTTCGGTAATGCTGAACTTCTCTGCTAATATGCTCGGGCTTGATAACGCTGCTACTCCCCTTGGCTTGAAGGCCATGAAAGAGTTGCAGGAAGTGAACCCGGATAAAGAAACCGCGAGTGATGCGCAGATCATGTTCCTCGTACTTAACACGGCGGGTATCACCTTAATACCAACCTCCGTTATGGCCATGCGCCTGGCACAGGGCGCGGCTAACCCGGCGGATATATTTATTCCTACATTGATCGGCACCCTGATCTCTTTTATTTCCGGTATGATTGCGGTGTCGCTGTATCAGCGCATTAAGCTCTTCCGCGGACCGGTATTGGTGTTCATGCTGCTGTGTATGGCTATCGTATCCCTGTTGTTCTGGTGGGTGAGCGTGCTGCCGGCAGATAAAGTGGGGCCGTACGTTGGCGGTGTTGGTGGTTTTATCATACTCGCGATAATCGTATGGTTCCTGATGGCCGGCGTGAAGCGCGGTATCAATGTATACGAAACCTTTATCGATGGCGCTAAAGAAGGCTTCCAGGTGTCAGTGATGATCATTCCTTACCTGGTAGCGTTTCTGATCGGCATCAGCGCACTGCGTACCACGGGCTGCATGGATTACCTTACACAAGGCATCGGCTACGTGGTGGGCGCATTGGGCTTCAACACCGATTTCGTACCTGCCTTACCGGTAGGCATCATGAAAACATTCAGCGGTGGCGGTGCCCGTGCAGCGATGGTAGATGTGATGCAGGCTTATGGTGCCGACAGCTTCCAGGGACGTATGGCCTGTATTATGCAGGGCTCTACGGAAACCACGTTTTATGTGCTGGCCGTATATTTCGGCTCGGTGAATATCAAAAAAACACGTTACGCCGTTACCTGTGGCCTTATCGCGGATGTGGTAGGCGTGATAGGTGCTATTATCGTTGGTTATATTTTCTTCCACTAGATACAAAACGATCAACCAAACATGTCGACTACTTCTATGAAAAAGACACTACACGAAGACTGGATCGCGGTAGTGCTCGCAGGCCTTTCACTGATCCTTATTTTTTCGGGCTTAAAACCCACCCTTCCGAAATTCGAGTGGAGTGACGGTGCCAGTCTCACTGCACAACTCAGCAGCGCTAAAAACTGGGGTAATATGGGCGTGCTGTACGTGTGGCTGTGTTCCTGCCTCGCTATAACAAGGCTCCTCTCCTCTCAACCGGTAAGTATTCACCTGTTCCTGGGCGCGTTATTCCTGGTGACGGTCGCGTTCTTTGCACAGGTAATCACCGGTAATAAAGCCATTCAGCAATACGGTATCGAGATCGTATTGTTCAGCCTGTTGCTCGGACTGTTCATCAGCAACGTGCTTCGCGTACCCGCCTGGCTGAAAGCCGCTATACAAACGGAATTATATATCAAGATCGGATTGGTAATGCTTGGTAGCACCATCATTTTCGGCGACATCATGAAGGCCGGTGCGTTTGGCATTATCCAATCAGTGGTCGTGGTGTTCACCGTTTGGTACTTCTCCTTTTGGGTATGTAAAAAGCTTGGCCTGGATGATGAATTCCGCATGATGATCTCCAGCGCTGTATCCATCTGTGGCGTTTCTGCGGCCATTGCTACCTCCGGCGCCATCGAAGGCGATAACAAGAAACTATCGCAGGTGATTTCCCTCGTGCTCATCGTTGCCATCCCTATGATGCTCCTGATGCCGCCGATCGCACATGCCCTGAATATGTCGCCTGCCGTAACGGGTGCCTGGCTTGGCGGCACGATCGATACTTCTGGTGCGGTAGTGGCTGCGGGCACACTCGCCGGCGAGGAGGCCTTCAAGATCGCTACCATCGTGAAGTTCTCGCAGAACGTGCTGCTCGGCATTGCTGCTTTCTGCATCTCACTATACTGGGCTTACAACAAGAAGCAGGAGAACGCGCCTAAACCTGGCCTCAAAACCATCTGGGAGCGTTTTCCGAAATTCGTACTGGGTTTTATCGTTGCATCGCTCATCTTCTCCTTCCTGGTGTCGCCTGCCACCTTCAAGGACCTGAAAGCGCCGATCAAAGACCTGCAAACCTTCTTTTTCGCCCTGGCTTTCGTGTGCATCGGCCTCGAAACAAAGTTCAAAGATATTTTTGGCGCAGGAAACAGCCGTCCGGCACTGGCGTTCGTTATCGCGCAGGTGTTTAATATCTTCTTTACCCTGATTGTTGCTTACCTGGTGTTTGGTGGGTTGTTTGGAGCGTAAAGGTATGACCATGGGCAGGCGATTGCAACTTGCGTATCGCTTTTTCTTTGGAAACGTTTATTGGGCGGGCGGGACTAGAGCGGATGTCTGCTTCATTTCATTACCAATGACAAAAAAAGGCCTTCCCGTCTCCTTCATGGCGACGCAGGGAAGCCAACTTGCGCTCTGATCTTCGCGTTTGCAACATATAATGACGGGTTGAGAGTGCTTGCTACTCCCGGGGGCATTTCGACTGGCGGGAGGCAACCTTCGTGCTAGTTTGGTTTGCTTGTCGTTAAGTTATGTTCAAGTTATGGTCAAGTTATCGTTAAGTTATGTTCAAGTTATAGTCAAGTTATCGGCAAGTTATAGTCAAGTTATCGGCAAGTTATAGCCAGGTTACCTGCAAGTTATAGCCAGTTTACCTGACTGTTATCCCAAACGTCGGCAGCCAATCTATCAACATATATTGACAAAAATAGAGCGGCCATTTCCTTCAATCTCCTGAAAGAAATGGCCGCGCTGTTTATCGTAATTATCTACAAACTTGCTTCCGCATCATACTTGCCCGTCTTCTCCTCCATTGTCACATCCTCGTCCTTACGGATCTGCATCTTTATATATACCAGCAGTTGCGAAGCGCCGGCTTTGAAGCATACTTCCTGGGTCTTTTTCACGACTTCCATCAATTCTTCGTAGGTTCCTTCCATGACGGTCTCAAACGGGCACACGCGATACTTTACGCCGGAGGCTTTAATAACGGCAATCGCTTCATCTACAACGGGATACACCTGTTCTGAAGGTACGGATGGTATGATCTGGAGAGCCAGGTTGATAGTCTTTGACATTATTTGTGTTCTTTTTACAGTATTGGTTAAAAATTTGGTTTTGCGCTTTTTCTTGTTTTGTGTTGATTGTACATTAAATTAAATGGGTCGTTTGAATGGCCTATTTCTGTTTAATGACGATCTCATATAGGTCCCTACGTATATCCTTCATCGTTTGCACGCTGCCGTATGCATGTAACTCCTTCAACAGCACAAGATCCACATCGGCGATCACGATCATCTCTGTATTTGGAGTCGCATCGGCTTTTACGCCGGTCACCGGAAAGGCAAAATCTGATGGGGTGAGGATGGCTGACTGGGCATATTGCAGGTCCATGTTATTCACCCTGGGCAGGTTGCCCACGCTGCCGGCAATGGCCACGTAACACTCGTTTTCGATGGCCCTGGCTTGTGCACAGAAACGTACACGGTTATAACCGTTCTGGGTGTCGGTCAGGAAGGGTACGAATAGGATTTGCATGCCCTGCTGGGCTAACAGCCGGGGTAGTTCGGGGAACTCGACATCGTAACAAATCACGATGCCGATCTTACCGCAGTCGGTATCGAATACACGTACTTCGTTGCCGCCTTTCATGCCCCAGGCGTTTACTTCGTTAGGGGTGATGTGAATCTTGGTATACGAGTCATACGTGCCATCACGGCGGCAGAGGTACGAAATGTTGTAAAGCTGCTCATCTATGACGGTGGGCATGCTGCCGGTAATGATGTTAACATTATACGACACCGCGAACCGGATAAATTCGTTTTTCAACCGCTCCGTATACTTGGCCAGTCCACGGATGGCGGCGGCCTGGTCCAGCTGATTAAACTCGATCATCAGCGGGGCGTTGAACAGCTCGGGGAACACCACGAAGTCGGAGCCATAGTCGCTTACTGCATCCACGAAGTACTCCACTTGCTGGATCAATCCATCAAACCCGTCGTAAGCACGCATCTGCCACTGTACCAGGCCAATACGCACGGTAGATTTACTGTAACGGATAGTATCCGCGTCTTTCTCGTAATAGATATTGTACCACTGCAGCAACGTGGCGAAGCCTTTAGAGGCCTCGTCGGACGGCAGATAGTTACGCAATATCTTTTTTACGGTAAAATCGTTGGAAAACTGGAAAGTAAGCGTGGGATCATAAATCTCCTTATCCCGCACCTTTTCGATGTACTCCCTTGGCGTGAGGCTGGCCGCGTACTTTTCATACTTGGGAATACGTCCGCCGGATACAATTCCCCGCAGGTTCAGTTGCTCACACAGTGATTTACGGGTGTCGTACAGCCTGCGCGCCAGGCGGCGTCCCCGGTAGTCGGGGTGCACAAATACCTCTATCCCATACAAGGTGTCGCCCTTCGTATCGTGGGTGTTAAAGGTATAATAACCAGTGATTTGTTCGTAAGTATGCTCGTCCCCGAATTTGCCGTAGTCCACGATAATACTGAGCGCGCAGCCCACTACCTTGTCGTTGACAGTTACGGCGATCTGCCCTTCGGGGAACAGTTTGATCAACCTTTTCAGCGTTTCTTCCCCCCAGTAGCTACCCTGCATGTCGGGGTAGGCCAGTCTCATGGATTCCTTCAGGTCGAAGTAGTCTTCCGCAGTTAATTGGCGGATCGCAACGGTTTCTGACATGGTTTTAGTACGTTTTGGACATGGAAAGTTACTGATATTTTCGTGTGATACGTTCGTATTGGGGAAATGCTTACATTTAATATACCAATTGAAAAATCAAACCTGTCATGAGCACATGAATTGTTCGTAATCACAGACACACGCCGACACAGTTACAGAGAAGAGTCATTTATCTATTTGCTTAAAGATTACATACGATGTTAGCTACGCAAGCCTCAGCACAACGAGTAATGCCCTCTATGCCCGCAACGAGCGCCGTTAATGCTTTAGACAAGAAACGCGCCGCCGTTATCCGATCTTTTGTACAGGACCTTTTCATCAGCCCGGACACGCCATCTGCCCTTGGTCGTTATATGGCTTATGAATGTAAACCGGATTGCAGCCAGTGTTTCTGCAAACGAGTGGAATTCGTAAGGGAAGAGACCGGCCCCTTTTTACGGGCGTATCACACTTCCAGGATCACGGTGCTGCCTTATGCTGCCATCCGCGAAATGAGAGGCTGTGCGGCCTTTCCGCTGCCTGCTGTAAACGAGATCTACGGCATTGCCAGCGGTAATACGGTCATCATGTACTTCCTGTTCGAAGTAGGCTCCGATAAACTGGTGTCGTTCTGTACGGAGCAGCAGGAGAAGTACTTCTTTGCTTTTTAATGGCGATCTGGCTATAATAGCAAAGGGAAAGATACGATGATCTTTCCCTTTACATGTTTTCTATTTTTATCAAGGCAAGCCTACTTGTTGAGCACTTCTTCTATGTACACCACTTTGGTATTGTTGGTACGCAGGAAGTCTTTGTTGGCATCCGTTACTTTCAGGAAAGCCTTTACCTGGCGCAGCACGAAGAACGGCAGGTGGAACATCGCCTTAAAGATGGCGCTGTCTTTACTCATCACTACTACGATCGAGAAGAAGGTAACAACGAAGGTAAAGATCGCCGCGAACCAGAATATCGCCCATGGCAGGCTGATAAAGAGGTTAGCGATCATAAACAGTCCGGCCGCACCCATCATCATAAATAAAGGCGGACGAAACAGGTTAATGCCGAAGAAAGTATTATTGAAGTTGAATCTCGACAAACCGTTTAGCAACACTTTCACTGCATACTCCATAGACGTGAAGTAGGCGTTGATCCAGCGGGTACGCTGTTTCTGCAAAGCGGCACCGTCCTCGATCTTCTCATCATAAACGATTGCTTCTGTCGCGTATGCCAGCACATCAACATTATTTACGATATCGGCCTGCATCTTTTTATCGAAGCCACCCAATTTGCTGAAGGTGCCGGGGAAGTTCTGGTACAGGATCGTTTTGTACAGCTCTACGTCCATCACAATGCCGAGCCCCCAGATGTGCGATGACAAACCGAGTTCCATACGCATGAGGCGGTCGATGAAGTTACAATACAGGTTACCGGAAGCGTCCATACGGGCGTACAGGGTGTCTGTATTTTTCGGCAGCATGTTCGTTTGCACCACTTTGTATCCTTTGTTGAAGTACTGGTTAACCACAGACAGGTAGTCGGGGTGCACCAGGTTATCGGAATCAAAAATGATGAACGCGTCATGCTTTTCGGTAAAGCTTTCGATAGCCAGGTCGATAGACTTGGTTTTATTGTTGAAAGCCTGTTCCGGCGCGAGAACAGAAATCCTTGGATCGTTGAACAGCGTGCGCAGGTGGGCGACTGACTCGGGTGTACAGGCGTCAGCTACCGCATAAATACGAAAGTGGCTGTAGCGTTGTTTCAGCAGCGAATCGATCAATGGTGGTACCAGCGTAAGATCGGTATGTGCGCAGATGATCGCACCAAAGCTGTATTGTT
This genomic interval from Chitinophaga horti contains the following:
- a CDS encoding OsmC family protein, producing MKIALQRIDDGFNMEAVDENGHKVLMDSSVENGGKNNGVRPMQMLIMGLGGCSAIDVVMILKKQRQEITDFRIEIDADREKGKEPSLWETAHIKFFLEGNIDADKAQRAVELSMNKYCSVAETLRTSKTKLTWEVNVSPAK
- the metX gene encoding homoserine O-acetyltransferase MetX — its product is MALQTYHHTQPFELESGCILPELDIAYHTYGTLNDAGDNVVWVCHALTANSDVADWWSGLIGQHRVIDSSKYFIVCANILGSCYGSSGPLSVNPETGTPYFFDFPQITIRDMVKAHQLLRTHLGITEIHLLVGGSMGGYQALEWTLAEPDVIGRLFLLATGSAESAWGIAVHTAQRLSIEADPTWKDASSSAGAAGLKAARAIGMLTYRNYQTFVRTQTEPDKNKTDNFRAASYIDYQGDKLVKRFNAQTYWLLTKAMDSHNIARGRETDGEATLALITQPTLVIGIASDILCPPEEQRFMGQHIPNAAYHEIDSPYGHDGFLIEFEKIGAILQRWLAK
- a CDS encoding TonB-dependent receptor codes for the protein MKNYLLLYPCMLFLLIFSAATVVAQSQTIKGVVTDKTTGQPMPGVTVSVKGAATGAVTGTTGAFQITTSRSFPLTLVFSSVGYKTEELAVNSAADINFSLTSTEILGQEVVVSASRVSQNILESPVSIERLSTKAIRESPSMSFYDGLTKIKGVESSQQSFTFNSLTTRGFNSNGNTRFNQFIDGMDNQAPGLNFAVGNVVGINELDVESVELLPGASSALYGAGGTNGTLLMNSKSPFDYQGLSLQLKGGINHVNDKQAPVGFIPDLSARYAKAFGKFAFKVNVSYLQADDWRASDSSNIDRLNLVGKPGTSHAADPNYDGINSYGDEINANMRSVAQNVLGQATAQYVANYQAQTGMQPTQAQINTFLATNQTTQPFYAGTQAGLIPNQTVSRTGYRESDVVDYSVKSLRVNAAAHYRFTPDLELILQGNWGKGTSVYTGSDRYSLRNFTLGQYKAELRGKNFFVRGYTTQENSGDAYNATALATFLNESWKPSTTWFPQYVGNFVGARSQGLTEEQAHAFARNAANTGRFAPGSDAFNRAKDSLTKRYIGFGADRGGAKFNDQTNLWHYEGMYNFSELVKVFDLQVGANFRKYALSSDGTIFDDKDRDIDINEYGGFIQVGKKLAKDRIKLTGSVRYDKNENFEGRFTPRISGVFTVAPENNIRLSFQTGFRNPTTQNQYIDLLVRANTYLIGGLPELLTKYDLYNNKGYTQNSVRKFGQTGNPADLQQYTFGEFKPESVKAYEIGYRGLINKKLLIDAYYYYNSYENFVSTLVLLQTPDGTPAGLATGNYKAISTVVNNPGEVTTQGAALGLDYVEKTWTFSTNASYNTISKEPEGLYSDFNTPKWRFNVGVANSNVYKNIGFNVNYRWQDAYYWTSTFAYGPVPAFGTIDAQINYKIPQAKAIIKIGASNLLNHYYITSFGNPSIGGVYYASITFDGLFR
- the ychF gene encoding redox-regulated ATPase YchF; the protein is MALQAGIVGLPNVGKSTLFNAVSNSAKAQASNYRFCTIEPNVGLVDVPDPRLKKLEELVKPERVVPTTIEFVDIAGLVKGASKGEGLGNKFLANIREVDAIVHVIRCFEDENILREEGAINPVGDKEIIDTELQLKDLESVEKKIARTEKMAKTGGDPKAKAEYEVLKACKEHLEKGKNIRELGLSKEERVAIADLFLLTEKPVLYVANVDEASMLTGNKYSEALAASVKAENAQVIVMNNTIEAQISEMEDADDKALFLSEYKLEEPGLNRLIHSAYNLLQLITYFTAGVQEVRAWTIHRGWKAPQAASVIHTDFEKGFIKAEVIAYDDYVKYGSEASARDNGRLRIEGKEYIVSDGDVMHFRFNV
- a CDS encoding nucleoside recognition domain-containing protein; the encoded protein is MVLNYVWIAFFVIAFVVACIKVIVLGDVGLFSQVTSGMFDSAKTSVEIAIGLIGMMTMWLGIMRVGEKAGMIERFARAVSPFFSILFPGIPKKDPAMGSVMLNFSANMLGLDNAATPLGLKAMKELQEVNPDKETASDAQIMFLVLNTAGITLIPTSVMAMRLAQGAANPADIFIPTLIGTLISFISGMIAVSLYQRIKLFRGPVLVFMLLCMAIVSLLFWWVSVLPADKVGPYVGGVGGFIILAIIVWFLMAGVKRGINVYETFIDGAKEGFQVSVMIIPYLVAFLIGISALRTTGCMDYLTQGIGYVVGALGFNTDFVPALPVGIMKTFSGGGARAAMVDVMQAYGADSFQGRMACIMQGSTETTFYVLAVYFGSVNIKKTRYAVTCGLIADVVGVIGAIIVGYIFFH
- a CDS encoding YeiH family protein, giving the protein MKKTLHEDWIAVVLAGLSLILIFSGLKPTLPKFEWSDGASLTAQLSSAKNWGNMGVLYVWLCSCLAITRLLSSQPVSIHLFLGALFLVTVAFFAQVITGNKAIQQYGIEIVLFSLLLGLFISNVLRVPAWLKAAIQTELYIKIGLVMLGSTIIFGDIMKAGAFGIIQSVVVVFTVWYFSFWVCKKLGLDDEFRMMISSAVSICGVSAAIATSGAIEGDNKKLSQVISLVLIVAIPMMLLMPPIAHALNMSPAVTGAWLGGTIDTSGAVVAAGTLAGEEAFKIATIVKFSQNVLLGIAAFCISLYWAYNKKQENAPKPGLKTIWERFPKFVLGFIVASLIFSFLVSPATFKDLKAPIKDLQTFFFALAFVCIGLETKFKDIFGAGNSRPALAFVIAQVFNIFFTLIVAYLVFGGLFGA
- a CDS encoding thiamine-binding protein; the encoded protein is MSKTINLALQIIPSVPSEQVYPVVDEAIAVIKASGVKYRVCPFETVMEGTYEELMEVVKKTQEVCFKAGASQLLVYIKMQIRKDEDVTMEEKTGKYDAEASL